In Methylovirgula sp., a single genomic region encodes these proteins:
- a CDS encoding M23 family metallopeptidase yields the protein MHPRHRQVGHKPHGNRFILTFAYHAHARTLAIPRFAAFLIFVLVPIAAVIYLGATCYFIFHDDVLARLMQRQADMQYAYEDRIAALRRDVGNAQRRADAAAADFASRLVALSQRQDQVETRTALIAVFADHEKQMQLPAGTGDTAPDEVNPAPTSALSSPSAAAAPVVAPEPDDGKPHPVDFDLRLRDHPHPVPLPFSTGNASPDDGSTPISSDSQAHALAARYIHSDAVDLALLNDLAARPAQLNHDVRATLATLGLSASRFHIRAAKLSVDTGVGGPFVPLPVMTDGSRFADEAAQLQNALATAEDLKSVLPRIPLNAPLPGDLEVTSPFGPRIDPFLGRPALHTGVDLRGAYGDAVRATAPGHVTFAGSMGGYGNLVEVDNGNGLATRYAHLSSIDVTQGEAVSTGSIVGHIGDTGRATGPHLHYEVRIDGQPVDPERFLRAGATLPTALKF from the coding sequence ATGCATCCCCGTCACCGTCAGGTCGGCCACAAACCGCACGGCAATCGATTCATTTTGACATTCGCCTACCATGCGCACGCGCGCACGCTGGCGATTCCGCGGTTTGCCGCGTTTCTGATCTTTGTCCTGGTGCCGATCGCGGCCGTGATCTATCTTGGCGCCACCTGCTATTTCATTTTTCACGACGACGTGCTGGCGCGGCTGATGCAACGCCAAGCCGACATGCAATACGCCTATGAAGATCGCATTGCGGCGCTGCGGCGCGATGTGGGTAACGCCCAACGCCGCGCCGATGCCGCAGCCGCCGACTTTGCTTCGCGGCTTGTCGCATTGTCGCAGAGACAGGATCAGGTTGAGACTCGCACGGCGCTGATCGCCGTCTTCGCCGACCACGAGAAGCAGATGCAATTGCCTGCCGGAACAGGCGACACGGCACCCGACGAGGTCAATCCCGCGCCGACGTCCGCGCTGTCCTCACCTTCCGCAGCGGCAGCGCCCGTCGTCGCGCCGGAACCGGACGACGGCAAGCCGCATCCGGTGGATTTCGATCTGAGGCTGCGCGATCATCCTCATCCGGTGCCCCTGCCTTTCAGTACAGGCAATGCGTCGCCGGATGACGGCAGCACGCCAATCTCCTCGGATAGCCAGGCGCATGCGCTTGCCGCGCGTTATATCCATTCCGATGCCGTTGATCTCGCCTTGCTGAATGATTTGGCGGCGCGGCCAGCACAATTGAATCATGACGTGCGCGCAACGCTCGCGACGCTCGGCCTGTCAGCAAGTCGCTTTCATATCAGGGCGGCGAAACTTTCGGTGGACACAGGCGTCGGCGGCCCTTTCGTGCCGCTGCCGGTTATGACCGACGGCTCGCGTTTCGCCGATGAGGCGGCCCAATTACAAAATGCCCTCGCAACGGCGGAAGATCTCAAATCCGTCCTGCCGCGTATTCCGCTCAACGCACCACTGCCCGGCGATCTAGAAGTGACATCACCGTTTGGCCCGCGCATCGATCCCTTCCTCGGTCGCCCGGCCCTGCACACCGGCGTCGATCTGCGCGGCGCCTATGGCGACGCCGTCCGCGCCACCGCGCCGGGGCACGTGACGTTTGCGGGCTCTATGGGCGGTTATGGCAATCTCGTCGAAGTTGACAATGGCAACGGCCTTGCGACGCGTTATGCGCATCTGTCGAGTATCGACGTGACGCAAGGTGAGGCCGTCTCGACCGGTTCGATCGTCGGTCATATTGGCGATACTGGCCGTGCCACAGGCCCGCACCTTCATTACGAGGTTCGCATCGACGGCCAACCCGTCGATCCCGAGCGTTTTCTCCGCGCCGGCGCCACGCTTCCGACCGCGTTGAAATTCTAG
- a CDS encoding peroxiredoxin, whose translation MGKKLALGDKAPDFKLPDDSGGIKSLKSFAGQSLVLYFYPKDDTTGCTKEAIDFNGLKGAFATEGAAIVGVSPDSTANHTKFKTKHKLDIELISDESKAMLEAYGVWTEKSLYGRKYMGVERTTYLISPDGKIANIWHKVKVPGHAAAVLAAAQALAKS comes from the coding sequence ATGGGCAAGAAACTTGCCCTCGGCGATAAAGCCCCGGATTTCAAACTCCCGGACGATTCAGGCGGGATAAAAAGCCTGAAATCCTTCGCCGGCCAGAGCCTGGTGCTTTATTTCTACCCCAAGGACGATACGACCGGCTGCACCAAAGAAGCCATTGATTTCAATGGGCTGAAGGGCGCCTTCGCGACCGAAGGCGCGGCCATTGTCGGCGTTTCGCCGGATTCGACCGCCAATCACACCAAGTTCAAGACCAAGCACAAGCTTGATATCGAGCTGATCTCCGATGAATCCAAAGCCATGCTCGAAGCCTACGGCGTCTGGACGGAAAAGAGCCTTTATGGGCGCAAATATATGGGCGTCGAACGGACGACCTATCTGATCTCCCCGGACGGCAAAATCGCCAATATCTGGCACAAGGTCAAAGTCCCCGGCCACGCCGCTGCCGTTTTGGCTGCGGCGCAAGCGCTTGCGAAAAGCTGA
- a CDS encoding DUF3971 domain-containing protein yields MSEPGPVATMSVFDKPCIFEYESAFQFSLLPKGHRGLVDHSDDIGGGVRRAGEFPPAERDMRPPALLRSPLRPQFTLLVWLTQRLVGSITGLVLIVVLAVGSFVIYEAKGPIAIGGLGTRIANALNARIGPAYAVKLGTVSVTTHGLGPTLSIENLTLISRGGATIITAPRAEVSVDLISLLYGKVVPKRLEVFGIEVRLILLPDGSLAVSAANGSQQMLPLSGSLGAAMTPPVSATVPSAPVLPGTPGMARQRSLAMKRIAAAMRLLIDAATRPSGPIAAIDRVAISEGRFVIDDKLNNETKHYDGLHLSLEKAGGGTNFDLSAQGPNGPWSISARAAGRPNSDRRLDFDFKNITIDELSLVSGARDIGADFDMPVSSHLTVALDAKGQLTDVDGKVHFDPGYLRFDDPNDEPRLIDTIDAAFHWDGTQRRIIIDGARLKTGDTDLAMHGAVTPPVREGDAWLVNFANSRRGIYGAERPGEDKVYFDHIGFQGRLALEDKVFNIDRFAFSGPNNGFAMAGVVDWKNGAHMSLGASLSPTPATVVMRLWPSFMAADIRSWFLAHVEGGTIEHGTLRMNYDGAMIDHMRHQYPPPDPALAIDFTVSRGKLTFLKGVPPLENVEGAAHITGRTSTFTASTGTMQVGSTGTLALSNGSFHIQHAEIRPTPAQFSGRVAGNIEAVGALLKLDALKPFVSLPVDPSRLKGNIDGMLGIDLKLGPGSDPKKDFKLNVDAAATQFAAEKLLGNQDLNDATLRITVNDAGLHAWGKGHCLGGTADIDVTRPVGATIGKAVVSMSMDDAARAKQGLAMLPGLSGPVGMHITSPLGATGPLTAQIDVDLAKAEIDGLGITKAAGRPGKASFDLTVGDDHTMTLDPLVVDAGGAMIKGAVKIGAPDDPAQFSAHLTQVRLSPGDDAHVDLSKTGDTVKVVIRAASFDGRPYLKTLTLSHADEIVGAEAAPHKAKPRAAAHVLAKTASDLNIDVAMKADKLTGFNDVAMTNVDLHLVKDSQTLKQFSLAGRFGRRATIVGHLDHAGTPSPQLDLTTDNAGGLLAFVDLYKHMKGGSLNVAMRLGKDAMAGSFVVNNFVLADEPALRRLVTENVPRNSEQAGTPQFDPDAVPFRHLQVNFQRAESRLDISDGVIYGSQIGVTANGWLDFAAGRVDLQGTFVPAYDVNNFFTKIPFFGLFAGGTNEGLFAVNYHITGSPRQPTLNINPFSIAPGILRKIFGSIDLSSPDNSAEPSPEATPPMPGEEDGR; encoded by the coding sequence TTGAGCGAGCCGGGCCCTGTCGCGACCATGTCGGTCTTCGACAAGCCATGTATATTCGAGTACGAATCGGCTTTCCAGTTCAGCCTGTTGCCAAAGGGCCACCGCGGTTTGGTCGATCATAGCGACGATATTGGCGGCGGCGTGCGCCGGGCGGGGGAATTTCCCCCGGCCGAACGCGATATGCGCCCGCCGGCCTTGCTGCGCAGTCCGCTCCGTCCGCAATTCACGCTTCTGGTCTGGCTCACCCAGCGTCTCGTCGGCTCGATCACGGGCCTGGTGCTGATCGTCGTTCTCGCGGTCGGTTCTTTCGTTATTTACGAGGCGAAGGGGCCGATTGCGATCGGCGGCCTTGGCACCCGTATCGCCAATGCGCTGAATGCCAGGATCGGCCCGGCCTACGCCGTCAAACTTGGCACGGTATCCGTCACAACGCATGGTCTCGGGCCGACGCTTTCGATCGAAAACCTGACCCTGATCAGCCGCGGCGGCGCCACGATCATCACGGCGCCTCGCGCCGAAGTTTCGGTCGATCTCATCTCGCTGCTGTATGGCAAGGTGGTGCCGAAGCGTCTCGAAGTCTTCGGTATCGAGGTACGGCTTATCCTTTTGCCGGATGGATCGCTGGCTGTTTCAGCCGCCAATGGCTCGCAGCAGATGCTACCGCTATCCGGCTCGCTCGGCGCGGCGATGACGCCGCCTGTGTCCGCCACAGTGCCCAGCGCTCCCGTTTTGCCGGGAACGCCGGGCATGGCGCGCCAACGCTCGCTTGCCATGAAGCGTATTGCCGCCGCGATGCGTCTTCTCATCGATGCAGCGACGCGCCCGAGCGGGCCGATCGCGGCGATCGATCGCGTCGCGATCTCAGAGGGCCGGTTTGTCATCGACGACAAGCTGAACAATGAGACGAAACATTACGACGGTTTGCACCTCTCCCTCGAGAAAGCCGGGGGCGGTACGAATTTCGATCTTTCTGCACAGGGACCGAATGGGCCCTGGTCAATTTCGGCGCGCGCTGCGGGACGGCCAAATTCAGATCGCAGACTCGATTTCGATTTCAAGAACATCACCATCGACGAACTCTCGCTTGTCAGCGGTGCGCGTGACATCGGCGCGGATTTCGACATGCCGGTGTCGAGCCACCTGACCGTGGCGCTCGACGCCAAAGGCCAATTGACCGATGTTGATGGCAAGGTTCATTTCGATCCCGGCTACCTGCGCTTCGACGATCCAAACGATGAGCCGAGGTTGATCGATACGATCGATGCGGCGTTTCATTGGGACGGCACACAACGCAGGATCATCATCGATGGCGCGCGGCTGAAAACCGGCGATACAGATCTCGCGATGCACGGCGCGGTTACGCCGCCGGTTCGCGAGGGAGATGCGTGGCTCGTCAATTTCGCCAATTCGCGACGCGGCATCTACGGCGCCGAGCGTCCCGGCGAGGACAAAGTCTACTTCGATCACATCGGTTTCCAAGGCCGCCTCGCGCTCGAAGACAAGGTTTTCAATATCGATCGTTTCGCCTTCAGCGGGCCAAATAATGGCTTCGCCATGGCCGGTGTGGTCGATTGGAAGAACGGCGCGCATATGAGCCTCGGAGCGTCGCTCTCGCCGACGCCAGCGACGGTCGTTATGCGGCTCTGGCCATCGTTCATGGCGGCAGATATCCGCTCATGGTTCCTTGCGCATGTCGAGGGTGGCACGATCGAACACGGCACGCTGCGCATGAATTACGACGGCGCGATGATCGATCACATGCGCCATCAATATCCGCCGCCAGATCCCGCCCTGGCAATCGATTTCACGGTTTCACGCGGCAAGCTGACTTTCCTCAAGGGCGTGCCGCCGCTCGAGAACGTCGAGGGTGCGGCTCATATCACGGGGCGTACGTCGACATTCACTGCGTCGACCGGCACCATGCAGGTGGGCTCGACCGGAACGCTCGCGCTTTCAAATGGCAGTTTCCATATCCAGCATGCGGAGATCAGGCCGACACCGGCGCAGTTTTCGGGCCGTGTCGCCGGCAATATCGAGGCGGTGGGCGCATTGCTCAAACTCGACGCGCTGAAGCCCTTCGTCTCGCTGCCCGTCGACCCCAGCCGACTCAAAGGCAATATCGATGGCATGCTGGGGATCGATCTCAAGCTTGGGCCGGGATCAGATCCGAAGAAGGACTTCAAGCTCAATGTCGATGCGGCGGCGACGCAATTCGCGGCTGAAAAGCTCTTGGGCAATCAGGATCTCAATGACGCCACGCTGAGGATCACCGTCAACGACGCCGGTCTGCACGCTTGGGGCAAAGGCCATTGCCTTGGGGGCACGGCCGATATCGACGTCACGCGTCCGGTTGGCGCGACGATTGGCAAGGCCGTCGTCTCGATGTCGATGGACGATGCCGCGCGCGCCAAACAGGGGCTCGCGATGCTGCCCGGCCTTTCCGGGCCAGTCGGTATGCACATCACCTCACCGCTTGGCGCGACGGGGCCGCTCACGGCGCAGATCGATGTCGATCTTGCGAAGGCTGAAATTGACGGCCTTGGAATCACCAAAGCGGCTGGCCGCCCCGGCAAAGCAAGCTTCGATCTCACGGTCGGGGATGATCACACGATGACGCTTGATCCGCTCGTCGTCGATGCGGGCGGCGCGATGATCAAAGGTGCCGTCAAGATCGGCGCGCCCGACGATCCCGCGCAATTTTCAGCGCACCTGACACAGGTTCGGCTCTCGCCCGGCGACGATGCGCACGTCGATCTTTCGAAAACCGGCGACACTGTGAAGGTCGTCATCCGCGCCGCGTCCTTTGACGGCCGGCCATATTTGAAGACACTCACGTTGTCGCATGCCGATGAGATCGTCGGCGCGGAAGCTGCGCCGCACAAGGCCAAGCCGCGGGCAGCCGCCCATGTGTTGGCGAAGACCGCGTCCGATCTCAATATCGACGTCGCGATGAAAGCGGACAAGCTTACCGGCTTCAATGACGTCGCGATGACGAATGTGGACCTGCATCTCGTCAAGGACAGCCAGACGCTCAAGCAATTCTCGCTTGCCGGCCGTTTTGGCCGACGCGCGACGATCGTAGGCCATCTCGACCATGCCGGTACGCCGTCGCCGCAGCTCGATCTGACGACCGATAACGCCGGCGGTCTGCTCGCGTTTGTCGATCTTTATAAACATATGAAGGGCGGTTCGCTCAATGTTGCGATGCGACTGGGCAAGGATGCGATGGCGGGCTCGTTCGTCGTCAACAATTTCGTGCTCGCCGACGAGCCGGCGTTGCGTCGACTGGTGACTGAGAACGTACCGCGGAATTCGGAACAGGCCGGTACACCGCAATTCGATCCGGATGCCGTGCCATTTCGCCATCTACAAGTGAACTTCCAGCGCGCCGAGAGCCGCCTCGATATCAGCGACGGTGTCATCTACGGCTCGCAAATTGGTGTCACCGCGAATGGTTGGCTCGATTTCGCCGCTGGCCGGGTCGATCTGCAAGGCACTTTCGTGCCCGCCTATGACGTGAACAATTTCTTCACAAAAATTCCGTTCTTCGGTCTTTTCGCCGGCGGCACGAACGAAGGGCTCTTTGCGGTCAATTATCACATCACCGGATCGCCGCGTCAGCCGACGCTGAACATCAATCCGTTCTCCATTGCGCCGGGAATCCTGCGCAAGATTTTTGGATCGATCGATTTGAGCAGCCCGGACAATTCCGCTGAACCGTCGCCGGAAGCGACGCCACCGATGCCGGGCGAGGAAGACGGCCGATAG
- the tyrS gene encoding tyrosine--tRNA ligase produces the protein MSEAFRPTSDFLSVLSERGFLHQCSDLAGLDEKAKSGDLVAYIGFDCTAASLHVGSLVQIMMLRWLQKTGGKPIALMGGGTTRVGDPSGKDESRKLLTEETIEANKAGIKQVFAKFLTFGAEKHDAIMADNADWLLGLNYVNFLRDVGRHFSVNRMLAMDSVKLRLEREHELSFLEFNYMCLQAYDFVELNRRHNVTLQMGGSDQWGNIVTGIDLGRRLGTPQLYALTSPLLATASGAKMGKTAQGAVWLDANILSIYDYWQYWRNCEDGDVARFLKLFTELPLSEIARLAALRDADINEAKKILATEATAMVHGRAPAEQAAETARQTFEDGLAAASLPSVDVAREELETGLGVLSAFVKAGLVASTGEARRQVKGGGLKINDATVTDERATLNSDDLIDGAIKLSLGKKKHVLLKPDA, from the coding sequence GTGTCCGAAGCTTTCCGTCCGACATCCGATTTTCTATCCGTTCTCTCCGAGCGCGGCTTTCTGCATCAGTGCTCCGATCTTGCCGGCCTCGACGAAAAGGCCAAAAGCGGCGATCTGGTCGCCTATATCGGCTTCGATTGCACCGCGGCCTCGCTACATGTCGGCTCGCTCGTCCAGATTATGATGCTGCGCTGGCTGCAGAAGACCGGCGGCAAACCGATCGCACTGATGGGTGGCGGCACGACGCGCGTCGGCGATCCTTCGGGCAAGGACGAAAGCCGCAAGCTTCTGACCGAAGAGACGATCGAAGCCAACAAGGCTGGCATTAAACAAGTTTTCGCTAAATTTCTGACCTTCGGCGCTGAGAAGCACGACGCCATCATGGCCGACAATGCCGACTGGCTGCTCGGCCTCAACTACGTGAATTTTCTTCGCGACGTGGGTCGCCACTTTTCCGTCAACCGTATGCTGGCGATGGACTCCGTCAAGTTGCGGCTCGAGCGCGAACACGAACTCTCGTTCCTCGAATTTAATTACATGTGCCTGCAGGCCTACGATTTCGTCGAATTGAATCGACGCCACAACGTGACGCTGCAAATGGGCGGCTCAGACCAATGGGGCAATATCGTCACCGGTATCGATCTCGGCCGGCGGCTCGGCACGCCGCAGCTCTACGCGCTGACATCGCCGCTGCTCGCCACTGCCTCCGGCGCCAAGATGGGCAAGACGGCGCAGGGCGCAGTGTGGCTCGATGCAAATATACTTTCGATCTACGATTATTGGCAATATTGGCGCAATTGCGAGGATGGTGACGTCGCGCGCTTCCTGAAACTGTTCACCGAATTGCCGCTGAGCGAAATTGCGCGGCTTGCCGCGTTGCGCGATGCCGACATCAACGAAGCGAAGAAAATTCTCGCGACGGAAGCGACGGCGATGGTGCATGGCCGTGCGCCAGCGGAACAGGCCGCCGAAACTGCGCGCCAGACCTTCGAAGACGGCCTTGCCGCCGCCAGTCTGCCGAGCGTCGATGTCGCCCGCGAAGAACTCGAAACCGGACTCGGCGTGCTGTCGGCTTTCGTCAAAGCCGGTCTTGTCGCCTCAACCGGCGAGGCGCGTCGGCAGGTCAAAGGTGGCGGGCTGAAAATCAACGATGCGACGGTGACTGACGAGCGCGCGACGCTCAATTCCGACGACTTGATCGACGGCGCCATCAAACTTTCGCTCGGCAAGAAGAAACATGTGTTGCTGAAGCCGGACGCATAA
- a CDS encoding ParA family protein, translating into MKKELSLVSFVGQKGGVGKSSLARLLSVAAARAGQKVLLADFDLEQLTCVEWNATRLRRNVEPELDVRSFKSLKKLRKTEENFDLIVADTRGLADDLTKEVAEESSVVFLPTGTSEDDLRPTLGLARRLARQGADGKIALILSKTGRSERQIAQAQQRIETEGFALLPAAWGLRDGLQSEFDHGGTGLEASNHYLREIAEGTSAAMLTRVFG; encoded by the coding sequence ATGAAGAAAGAACTGAGCCTCGTTTCCTTCGTCGGGCAGAAGGGCGGCGTCGGCAAGAGCAGCTTGGCGCGGCTTCTCAGCGTTGCGGCGGCGCGCGCCGGGCAGAAGGTTTTGCTCGCCGACTTCGACCTCGAGCAATTGACCTGCGTCGAATGGAATGCCACGCGGCTGCGCCGCAACGTCGAGCCCGAGCTCGATGTGCGCTCCTTCAAGAGCCTGAAAAAGCTGCGCAAGACCGAAGAGAATTTCGATCTCATTGTCGCTGACACCCGCGGCCTCGCCGACGACCTGACGAAGGAGGTTGCGGAGGAAAGCTCCGTCGTCTTCCTGCCCACCGGCACATCGGAGGACGACCTGCGTCCAACCCTGGGCCTCGCCCGCCGCCTGGCGCGCCAGGGCGCCGACGGCAAAATCGCGCTGATCCTGTCCAAAACCGGCCGTTCCGAGCGCCAGATCGCGCAGGCGCAGCAGAGAATCGAGACGGAGGGGTTTGCCCTTCTGCCGGCCGCCTGGGGCCTGCGCGACGGTCTTCAGTCGGAGTTCGATCACGGCGGCACCGGCCTCGAAGCCTCGAACCATTATTTGCGCGAGATCGCCGAGGGCACGAGCGCCGCCATGCTGACGCGGGTCTTCGGCTAG
- a CDS encoding anhydro-N-acetylmuramic acid kinase produces MIRALGLMSGTSLDGIDVAVIATDGAADVMPGPARSFAYSDDDRALLRAALAAAEGLPADPATRAARPGVLSEAEARVTLRHAEAVRDFLAAESIDPASIDVIGFHGQTVIHRPDAHFTVQIGDGAALARETGRPVAFDFRAADVAAGGQGAPLVPIYHSALVKAAGFDEAVVVVNVGGVANLTYVDDGPPIAFDTGPGNALIDDMMFSRAGEKMDIGGTTAAEGKIDFTALAEMLAHPYFALPPPKSLDRNAFSSSRVANLPLPDAVATLTALTAHSIVRGIDLLPKEPKLVVLSGGGVHNLTLRWQLMQLLPCGLVTADRLGWSADAMEAQAFAYLAVRRLKNLPITFPTTTGVAQPLEGGRLLIA; encoded by the coding sequence ATGATCCGCGCGCTTGGTCTGATGAGCGGCACCTCGCTCGATGGGATCGACGTTGCGGTGATCGCGACTGATGGGGCTGCGGACGTGATGCCGGGACCAGCCCGCTCCTTCGCCTATAGCGATGATGATCGCGCGCTCTTGCGGGCGGCTTTGGCGGCCGCGGAGGGTTTGCCGGCCGATCCCGCCACGCGCGCCGCGCGTCCCGGTGTGCTGAGCGAAGCTGAGGCACGCGTCACCCTGCGCCACGCCGAAGCGGTTCGCGATTTTCTCGCGGCGGAAAGCATTGATCCCGCTTCGATAGATGTCATCGGGTTTCACGGCCAGACCGTGATTCACCGTCCGGACGCGCATTTCACCGTGCAGATTGGCGACGGGGCGGCGCTGGCGCGTGAGACGGGCCGGCCTGTGGCCTTCGATTTCCGCGCTGCCGATGTCGCAGCCGGCGGGCAGGGCGCGCCGCTAGTGCCGATCTACCACAGCGCGCTCGTCAAGGCGGCGGGGTTCGATGAGGCGGTCGTCGTGGTCAACGTCGGCGGCGTTGCCAACCTCACCTATGTCGACGACGGGCCGCCGATCGCTTTCGATACAGGGCCAGGCAACGCGCTGATCGACGACATGATGTTTTCGCGCGCCGGCGAGAAGATGGATATCGGCGGAACAACGGCCGCCGAGGGCAAGATCGATTTCACCGCTTTGGCCGAAATGTTGGCCCATCCGTATTTTGCGCTGCCGCCGCCGAAGTCGCTCGATCGCAATGCCTTCTCAAGCAGCCGCGTCGCGAATTTGCCATTGCCGGATGCGGTTGCAACGCTGACGGCGCTGACCGCGCATAGTATCGTGCGCGGCATCGACCTTTTGCCGAAAGAGCCCAAACTTGTCGTGCTGAGCGGCGGCGGCGTGCATAACCTCACGTTGCGTTGGCAGTTGATGCAGCTTCTGCCCTGCGGCCTCGTCACCGCCGACAGGCTCGGCTGGTCAGCCGATGCAATGGAGGCGCAGGCCTTTGCCTATCTTGCCGTGCGGCGGCTCAAGAACCTGCCGATTACCTTTCCGACGACCACGGGCGTGGCGCAGCCGCTCGAGGGCGGCCGTCTTCTCATAGCGTAG
- a CDS encoding carboxymuconolactone decarboxylase family protein, with protein MPRLTPIPPADLSAEQRPLYDDMKEGIEKNFKGFTAIREDGALIGPWTAWLAEPGFGKASWDLVRALADKPVLPRNVREVAILVTGAHFKSAYELYAHVLVGEMRGLSDEKISTIVAGQRPVDLTREEGVAYDFASALVNGGTLPELTYHTAQKIFTPHGAAELSYLVGLYALVSITLNTFDIPVPEV; from the coding sequence ATGCCACGCCTGACGCCCATCCCGCCTGCCGACCTGAGCGCCGAGCAACGCCCGCTCTACGACGACATGAAGGAAGGTATCGAGAAGAATTTTAAGGGCTTCACCGCCATTCGCGAAGATGGCGCGCTCATCGGGCCGTGGACGGCGTGGCTTGCCGAGCCGGGATTCGGCAAGGCGAGCTGGGACCTCGTCCGTGCTCTGGCCGACAAGCCGGTGCTGCCGCGCAATGTCCGTGAGGTCGCCATTCTTGTTACCGGCGCGCATTTCAAATCGGCCTACGAACTCTATGCGCATGTGCTCGTTGGCGAGATGCGCGGGCTTTCAGACGAGAAAATCTCGACGATCGTCGCCGGCCAACGCCCGGTCGATCTGACTCGCGAGGAAGGGGTCGCCTATGATTTCGCCAGCGCCCTCGTCAATGGCGGCACATTGCCGGAGCTGACCTACCACACGGCGCAGAAGATCTTTACGCCGCATGGCGCGGCAGAACTCTCGTATCTTGTCGGCCTCTATGCACTCGTCTCGATCACGCTCAACACGTTCGATATTCCGGTGCCGGAAGTCTGA
- a CDS encoding Crp/Fnr family transcriptional regulator, which produces MRPLPVFAGKLIDVSVVQTFKIGELTVAPGASILLEQARASHLFTVLSGWAFRYKTLEDGRRQIINYALPGDFLGLQAAMSDMMGHGIEALTDTVLCVFPRDKLWEFFAADTQLAYNMTWLAASQERSLDEQILSLGRRSAIERVAYLLWYLFDKARELGMTKRNRLVMPMRQSHLADTLGLSVVHTNKTLQKLRKAGSIELDDRTLRIVDEQALKTLARVDEVQNPPRPLI; this is translated from the coding sequence TTGCGGCCGTTGCCCGTTTTCGCCGGAAAGCTCATCGACGTGAGTGTGGTACAAACATTCAAAATTGGCGAACTCACCGTCGCGCCCGGCGCTTCTATATTGCTTGAACAAGCTCGCGCGAGCCATCTGTTCACCGTGCTGTCAGGCTGGGCCTTCCGCTACAAGACGCTGGAAGACGGGCGCCGGCAAATCATCAATTACGCGCTGCCCGGAGATTTTCTTGGCCTCCAGGCCGCGATGTCGGACATGATGGGCCATGGAATCGAGGCTCTGACGGATACGGTCCTCTGCGTTTTCCCGCGCGACAAACTTTGGGAATTTTTCGCCGCCGATACGCAGCTCGCCTACAACATGACATGGCTTGCAGCGAGCCAGGAGCGCTCGCTCGACGAACAGATTCTATCGCTCGGCCGCCGAAGCGCGATCGAACGCGTCGCCTACCTCTTGTGGTATCTTTTCGATAAGGCGCGTGAGCTGGGCATGACGAAACGCAACCGGCTCGTCATGCCCATGCGGCAGAGCCATCTTGCCGATACGCTTGGTCTTTCGGTCGTCCACACCAACAAGACATTGCAGAAGCTGCGCAAGGCGGGTTCGATCGAACTTGACGACCGAACCCTCCGGATTGTCGATGAGCAGGCGTTGAAGACATTGGCCCGCGTGGATGAAGTCCAGAATCCCCCGCGCCCGCTGATCTGA